The Sander lucioperca isolate FBNREF2018 chromosome 15, SLUC_FBN_1.2, whole genome shotgun sequence genome window below encodes:
- the cst3 gene encoding cystatin C (amyloid angiopathy and cerebral hemorrhage), whose translation MMWKIVFPVLAAVFAVGLGGLVGGFSDVDINNEGVRNALNYAVVQHNRGSNDMYLSQVAEVVKAQRQVVAGMKYVITVRMAKTPCRKGSENEVCAIHQDPAMARPYQCTFTVWSRPWINDIQLLKETC comes from the exons ATGATGTGGAAGATTGTCTTCCCTGTTCTTGCGGCCGTTTTCGCCGTCGGGTTAGGAGGACTTGTAGGGGGGTTTTCCGACGTAGATATCAATAACGAAGGGGTGCGTAATGCCCTCAACTATGCCGTCGTCCAACATAACAGGGGCAGCAACGACATGTACCTCAGCCAAGTAGCAGAAGTGGTCAAGGCTCAGAGACAG GTGGTTGCTGGCATGAAGTACGTCATCACTGTGAGAATGGCGAAGACCCCCTGCAGAAAGGGCAGTGAAAATGAAGTGTGCGCCATCCACCAAGACCCAGCAATGGCTCGG CCTTACCAGTGCACATTCACAGTGTGGAGCCGCCCTTGGATTAATGATATCCAGCTGCTGAAGGAGACGTGCTAG